A region of Notolabrus celidotus isolate fNotCel1 chromosome 4, fNotCel1.pri, whole genome shotgun sequence DNA encodes the following proteins:
- the LOC117811767 gene encoding glutathione S-transferase-like: MSGKVVLHYFNGRGKMESIRWLLTVAEVDYDEMLLTKREQYLELLSDGSLMFQQVPMVEIDGMKLIQTKAILNYIAEKYNLHGKDIKDRVKVNMYSEGLTDLMEMIMVLPFIPDPKPKLENIETKSKERYLPVFEKALADTVYLVGGKLSMADVLLLECTLMLEEKFTGILADFPNVKSFQGRMMRIPAIDRFIKPGSKRKPQPDEHYTKTVMEVFDVKKLSF; encoded by the exons ATGTCTGGAAAAGTTGTGCTTCACTACTTCAATGGGAGAGGAAAAATGGAGTCAATCCGCTGGCTCCTGACAGTTGCAGAGGTTGAT TATGATGAGATGCTTCTGACAAAACGTGAGCAGTATCTAGAACTCTTGAGTG ATGGGTCTCTCATGTTTCAGCAAGTTCCCATGGTGGAAATTGATGGCATGAAGCTTATCCAGACAAAGGCCATCCTGAATTACATTGCAGAAAAATACAATCTTCATGGAAAAGATATAAAAGACCGCGTCAA GGTCAACATGTACTCAGAGGGACTGACTGATCTGATGGAAATGATCATGGTGTTGCCCTTCATCCCAGATCCCAAACCCAAACTGGAAAACATTGAAACTAAATCAAAAGAGCGCTACCTTCCTGTGTTTGAAAAG GCATTGGCTGATACTGTTTACCTGGTGGGAGGTAAGCTCAGCATGGCAGATGTGCTGCTTCTTGAATGCACCCTGATGTTGGAGGAGAAGTTTACTGGGATCCTGGCTGATTTCCCCAACGTCAAG TCGTTCCAGGGCAGGATGATGCGGATTCCCGCCATCGACAGGTTCATTAAACCAGGCAGCAAGAGGAAGCCGCAGCCAGATGAACACTACACAAAGACCGTTATGGAGGTGTTTGATGTAAAAAAACTGTCCTTTTAA
- the zgc:163080 gene encoding transmembrane protein 14A, whose translation MAVDWIGFGYAAAIALGGFMGYKRKGSVMSLMAGLVFGGFSAYGAYNISNDSKDIKISLLAAGVLSLVMGMRYKKSGKVMPAGIMAGLSLLMVFRLLLLLIA comes from the exons ATGGCAGTGGACTGGATCGGGTTCGGCTATGCTGCAGCCATCGCCCTTGGAGGATTTATGGGCTACAAGAGAAAAG GTAGTGTGATGTCCCTGATGGCTGGTTTAGTTTTCGGTGGGTTTTCTGCTTATGGTGCGTACAACATCTCTAATGACTCAAAGGACATCAAGATTTCATTAT TGGCAGCAGGAGTCTTATCTCTCGTAATGGGAATGAGATACAAGAAATCTGGCAAAGTAATGCCTGCTGGCATCATGGCGGGGCTGAG tCTGCTGATGGTGTTCCGGCTGTTACTCCTCCTCATTGCGTGA
- the LOC117811919 gene encoding serine/threonine-protein kinase ICK-like has product MNRYTNIRQLGDGTYGSVILGRSLESGELVAIKKMKRKFYSWEECMNLREVKSLKKLNHANVIKLKEVIRENDHLYFIFEYMKENLYQLMKDRTGLFPESAVRNIMFQILQGLTFIHKHGFFHRDMKPENLLCMGPELVKIADFGLAREIRSQPPYTDYVSTRWYRAPEVLLRSTSYSSPIDQWAVGCIMAELYTLRPLFPGSSEIDTIFKICQVLGTPKKNDWPEGYHLACAMNFRWPQCVPSNLKILIPNASPEAIHLMTDLLQWDPKKRPGSAQALRYAYFHVGQALGTPQQILEQGRPQPGHMPMQVPLQPQQTLQHQPLLLKPVLPLSQPPPLNQHCPPSRPLQQIQPSPVPPAAQAAAYQRHTELVREQQSKHMLKQEQTAGTPQSHLPYIVDKNLQGKQSRQETENSNLLGYQLKPKGGRRRWGHGTGHLKGEDWDDYEDTHLTPISLLGKNNFPTEKSRQQEDALSRYGNALDFSRPKVKEDAPLNLNKTSSYQEPTRTASAKQHYLRQSRYLPGISTKKNVAINASKDFSGSHLWGNSSIPFGGTLPSRGAHGTNTIPGGYMPSFYKKDQGSAGHRGHQGPSVESTPTNYATWQSGRRHMSTSASTSMVNKSTPGLLPRPPVQTIHGRTDWSAKYGHR; this is encoded by the exons ATGAACAGATACACCAACATCAGACAGCTCGGGGATGGCACCTACGGCTCCGTCATCCTCGGACGCAGTCTGGAGTCAGGGGAGCTTGTTGCCATAAAGAA aatgaaaagaaaattctACTCCTGGGAAGAATGCATGAACCTCCGTGAAGTCAAA TCCTTAAAGAAACTCAATCATGCTAACGTGATCAAACTGAAGGAGGTGATTCGAGAAAACGATCACTTGTACTTCATCTTTGAGTACATGAAGGAAAATTTATATCAGCTAATGAAAGACAG GACCGGCTTGTTCCCCGAGTCTGCTGTAAGAAATATCATGTTTCAGATTCTACAGGGGCTAACGTTCATTCATAAACATG GGTTTTTCCACCGGGACATGAAACCTGAGAACCTCCTGTGTATGGGCCCAGAGCTGGTGAAGATAGCCGACTTTGGGCTCGCCAGAGAAATCCGATCCCAACCCCCGTACACAGATTATGTCTCCACTAGATG GTACAGAGCTCCAGAGGTGCTCCTCAGATCCACATCCTACAGTTCTCCCATAGACCAGTGGGCTGTGGGCTGCATCATGGCGGAGCTTTACACCCTCAGGCCTCTTTTCCCAGGATCCAGTGAAATAGACACCATATTCAAGATATGCCAAGTTCTTGGGACACCTAAGAAG aaTGATTGGCCAGAAGGATATCACCTGGCCTGTGCTATGAATTTCCGTTGGCCTCAGTGTGTCCCCAGTAATCTGAAGATACTGATCCCTAATGCCAGTCCTGAAGCCATCCACCTGATGACAGACCTGCTGCAGTGGGACCCCAAGAAGAGACCAGGCTCTGCCCAG GCTCTCAGGTACGCGTACTTCCACGTGGGCCAGGCTTTGGGCACTCCTCAGCAGATCCTAGAGCAGGGCAGACCTCAGCCGGGCCACATGCCGATGCAGGTTCCTCTACAGCCACAACAGACTCTGCAGCACCAACCTCTGCTGCTTAAACCTGTGCTGCCTCTGTCCCAGCCTCCACCTCTAAACCAACACTGCCCCCCATCCAGACCCCTCCAGCAGATCCAGCCCTCCCCTGTACCACCCGCTGCTCAGGCGGCGGCGTACCAACGGCACACGGAGCTGGTGAGAGAGCAGCAATCGAAGCACATGCTGAAGCAGGAGCAGACTGCAGGGACGCCTCAGAGCCATCTACCTTACATCGTTGACAAAAATCTCCAGGGCAAG CAATCAAGACAGGAGACAGAAAACTCCAACCTGCTGGGCTACCAGTTAAAACCTAAAGGAGGGCGGAGACGCTGGGGCCACGGCACGGGACACCTGAAAGGAGAAGACTGGGACGACTACGAGGACACTCATCTGACACCCATCAGTCTTCTCGGGAAGAACAACTTCCCCACGGAGAAGTCGAGGCAGCAGGAGGACGCGCTGAGCAG ATACGGAAACGCTCTGGATTTCAGTCGACCCAAAGTAAAAGAAGACGCACCTTTGAACCTGAACAAGACTTCATCCTACCAGGAGCCAACAAGAACCGCTTCAGCTAAGCAGCATTACTTGAGGCAGTCCAGATATTTACCTG GCATTAGCACAAAGAAGAACGTCGCCATAAACGCCAGTAAAGACTTCAGCGGCAGCCATCTTTGGGGGAACAGCAGTATTCCATTTGGAGGGACTCTGCCGAGCAGAGGCGCTCACG GTACCAACACAATCCCAGGAGGATACATGCCGTCGTTTTACAAGAAGGACCAAGGCTCTGCTGGTCACAGAGGGCATCAGGGTCCTTCAGTGGAATCAACACCAACAA ATTATGCAACGTGGCAGTCCGGTCGAAGGCACATGAGCACCTCTGCCAGCACATCGATGGTCAACAAGAGCACCCCCGGTCTGCTGCCTCGCCCTCCGGTTCAGACCATCCACGGTCGAACAGACTGGTCTGCCAAATACGGACACCGCTAG
- the fbxo9 gene encoding F-box only protein 9 has translation MAEENLENIGMVEDEDEGLDDPHLQVRLNAFRAQWMSELKPGPGERGASERLLRAKGAKRTQEIAREEKAAELFLRAVEEEQNGAVYEAIKFYRMAMQLVPDIEFRINYNRPPDADRAGGKYLGDNVADDAIEDLLDYFEQQLTLESAFPKICTPELEMTHMHISALPREILMYIFRWVVSSDLDMRALEQLSLVCRGFYICARDPEIWHSACMRVWGRNCTKVVPYNSWREMFLQRPRVRFDGVYISKTSYIRQGEESLDGFYRAWHHVEYYRYLRFFPDGYVIMLNSPEEPLVVIPRLRTKNVRVESALLGHFRLSQETDNQTKVFAVVCKKKEEKAAEFQKNRFCRRNPPPEAEHSFHVGLHVSSGGRQNFSKLMWIHHSCHITYKLTGETVVTAFDLDRMYAPFLFARVKSYTALSEQPL, from the exons ATG GCTGAAGAAAATCTAGAAAACATAGGTATGgtggaggatgaagatgaagggTTGGATGATCCACACCTTCAG GTGCGGCTCAACGCGTTCAGAGCTCAGTGGATGTCAGAGCTCAAGCCGGGCCCTGGAGAGCGTGGAGCGAGTGAGCGCCTGCTGCGAGCTAAAGGTGCGAAGAGGACACAAGAAATAGCTCGGGAGGAAAAA GCAGCTGAATTGTTCTTGAGAGCTGTTGAGGAGGAGCAAAATGGAGCTGTCTATGAAG CCATCAAGTTCTATCGTATGGCCATGCAGCTTGTGCCTGATATTGAGTTCAGAATCAACTACAACCGTCCTCCTGATGCAGACCGAGCTGGAGGGAAATA CTTGGGGGACAATGTTGCTGACGATGCGATCGAGGATCTACTTGACTACTTTGAGCAGCAGCTCACACTGGAAAGCGCCTTTCCAAAGATCTGCACTCCTGAGCTGGAAATGACTCATATGCACATTTCAG CCTTGCCTCGGGAGATCCTGATGTATATCTTTCGTTGGGTTGTGTCGAGTGATCTGGACATGCGAGCCCTGGAGCAGCTCTCTCTGGTGTGCAGAGGGTTTTACATTTGTGCAAG GGACCCTGAGATCTGGCACTCAGCCTGTATGAGAGTTTGGGGACGCAACTGCACCAAAGTTGTACCCTACAACTCCTGGAGGGAGATGTTTCTGCAGAGGCCTCGAGTCCGTTTTGATG GTGTCTATATCAGTAAGACGTCATATATTCGTCAAGGAGAGGAGTCACTGGATGGATTCTACAGGGCTTGGCACCATGTGGAGTACTACAG gtACTTGCGGTTCTTCCCTGATGGATACGTCATCATGTTGAACTCTCCAGAAGAACCTCTGGTGGTCATCCCTCGCTTGCGTACAAAGAACGTGAG AGTGGAGTCTGCTCTGCTCGGTCATTTTCGTCTGTCACAGGAGACAGACAATCAAACCAAAGTTTTTGCTGTTGTTtgcaagaagaaagaggag AAAGCGGCCGAGTTTCAAAAGAATCGGTTCTGCAGGCGGAACCCACCTCCAGAGGCTGAGCACAGCTTCCACGTGGGTCTGCATGTGTCCTCTGGGGGGCGCCAGAACTTCAGTAAGCTGATGTGGATCCACCACTCCTGCCACATCACTTACAA